From Camelina sativa cultivar DH55 chromosome 7, Cs, whole genome shotgun sequence, one genomic window encodes:
- the LOC104703158 gene encoding fatty-acid-binding protein 2-like: MDPNAVLPKPHELFSQLQMPGSFAFEAFSCISKFTGALLCLFSHGNLQKEVLCNNNLNHQCCNNSFDSSKNLMSYGSKDVINSTVLFRNISKFTIVHHFVNEAERLHSCSVLSLAAALVPSFNVMSAYGLALPLGLGSGDGVQPPENTKNRTCQVGHEEFSGLSFQKLDWTRETIEPRTGIEFPMLLKKNASRSNSEVLVATGSRTMKIIRIKSLKVYAFGFYVHPSSVCQKLGSKYASVPASKLDKCDELYKDLLREDIVMSVRLVVNYNGLKINTVRDVFEKSLRARLVKANPKTDFNCLNDFGSFFTQDIPIPAGTIIDFRRTADGQLITEIGGNLIGAVRSKDLCRAFFGMYIGDVPVSEQTKEEIGRKVVGIIKRC, from the exons ATGGATCCAAATGCGGTTTTACCAAAGCCGCACGAGTTGTTTTCGCAATTACAAATGCCAGGAAGCTTTGCCTTTGAAGCTTTTAGTTGCATCTCCAAGTTTACAGgagctttgctttgtttgttttcccaTGGCAACTTGCAAAAGGAAGTACTATGTAACAACAACTTGAATCATCAATGTTGTAACAACAGCTTTGATTCTTCCAAGAATCTTATGAGCTATGGATCAAAAGATGTTATAAACAGTACTGTCTTGTTTCGAAACATTTCTAAATTCACTATTGTTCACCACTTTGTTAATGAAGCTGAGAGGCTTCATTCTTGTTCTGTGCTCTCCTTGGCTGCTGCGTTGGTACCTTCTTTCAATGTCAT GTCTGCATATGGACTTGCTCTGCCACTAGGACTAGGGAGTGGTGATGGTGTTCAACCTCCGGAGAATACCAAAAATAGGACTTGTCAGGTTGGACATGAGGAATTTAGTGGTTTGAGTTTTCAAAAGTTGGACTGGACTAGAGAAACGATAGAGCCTCGTACAGGGATCGAATTCCCTATGCTGCTCAAGAAAAATGCTTCACGTTCTAATTCTGAG GTGCTTGTTGCAACTGGATCTCGGACAATGAAAATTATCAGAATTAAATCTCTAAAAGTATATGCATTTGGTTTTT ATGTTCATCCTTCCTCGGTCTGCCAGAAGCTAGGGTCAAAGTACGCCTCGGTTCCAGCGAGCAAACTGGATAAATGCGACGAATTATACAAAGACCTTCTTAG GGAGGATATTGTTATGAGTGTGAGGCTTGTGGTTAACTACAATGGCTTGAAGATCAATACTGTGAGAGA TGTTTTTGAGAAATCTCTGCGTGCTCGTTTGGTGAAG GCAAATCCAAAAACTGATTTCAATTGCTTGAATGATTTTGGTTCATTTTTCACACAAGACATTCCTATACCCGCG GGAACAATAATAGACTTTCGACGAACAGCAGATGGACAACTAATCACAGAGA TTGGCGGTAACCTGATTGGAGCTGTCCGAAGCAAGGACCTTTGCA GGGCATTTTTTGGTATGTACATTGGAGATGTTCCGGTGTCTGAGCAGACAAAGGAGGAGATTGGTAGGAAAGTGGTGGGAATCATAAAGAGATGTTGA
- the LOC104703159 gene encoding guanine nucleotide-binding protein alpha-1 subunit gives MGLLCSRSRHHTEDTEEDTQAAEIERRIQQEAKAEKHIRKLLLLGAGESGKSQFLSRQIKLLFQTGFDEGELKSYVPVIHANVYQTIKLLHDGTKEFAQNETDSAKYILSSESIEIGEKLSEIGGRLDYPRLTKDLAEGIETLWKDPAIQETCARGNELQVPDCTKYLMENLKRLSDINYIPTKEDILYARVRTTGVVEIQFSPVGENKKSGEVYRLFDVGGQRNERRKWIHLFEGVTAVIFCAAISEYDQTLFEDEQKNRMMETKELFDWVLKQPCFEKTSFMLFLNKFDIFEKKVLDVPLNVCEWFRDYQPVSSGKQEIEHAYEFVKKKFEELYYQNTAPDRVDRVFKIYRTTALDQKLVKKTFKLVDETLRRRNLLEAGLL, from the exons ATGGGCTTACTCTGCAGCAGAAGTCGACATCATACTGAAGATACTGAAGAGGATACACAG GCTGCTGAGATCGAAAGACGGATACAGCAAGAAGCAAAGGCTGAAAAGCATATTCGGAAGCTTCTGCTACTTG GTGCTGGTGAATCTGGAAAATCTCAATTTTTAAGCAGGCAA ATAAAACTCCTCTTTCAAACGGGATTTGATGAAGGGGAACTAAAAAGCTATGTTCCAGTGATCCATGCCAATGTCTACCAAACTATAAAA TTATTGCATGATGGAACAAAGGAGTTTGCTCAAAATGAAACAGATTctgcaaaatatatattatcatctGAAAGTATT GAAATTGGGGAGAAGCTATCTGAGATTGGTGGTAGGTTAGACTATCCACGTCTTACCAAGGACCTCGCTGAGGGAATAGAAACACTATGGAAGGATCCTGCAATCcag GAAACATGTGCTCGTGGTAATGAACTTCAAGTTCCTGATTGTACGAAATATCTGATGGAGAACTTGAAGAGACTATCAGatataaattatataccaaCAAAG GAGGACATTCTCTATGCAAGAGTTCGTACAACTGGTGTCGTGGAAATACAGTTCAG CCCTGTGGGAGAGAATAAGAAAAGTGGTGAAGTCTACCGGTTATTTGACGTGGGTGGACAGAGAAATGAGAGGAGGAAATGGATTCATCTGTTTGAAGGTGTAACTGCTGTGATATTTTGTGCTGCCATCAGCGA GTACGACCAAACGCTCTTTGAGGACGAGCAGAAAAACAGGATGATGGAGACCAAGGAATTATTCGACTGGGTTCTGAAACAGCCCTGTTTCgag AAAACATCCTTCATGCTGTTCTTGAACAAGTTTGACATATTTGAGAAGAAGGTTCTAGAC GTTCCGTTGAACGTCTGCGAGTGGTTCAGAGATTACCAACCAGTTTCAAGTGGGAAACAAGAGATCGAGCATGCATACGA gtttgtaaagaagaagtttgaggaATTATATTACCAGAACACGGCGCCGGATAGAGTGGACAGGGTATTCAAAATCTACAGGACGACGGCTTTGGACCAGAAGCTTGTAAAGAAAACGTTCAAGCTTGTAGATGAGACGCTAAGAAGGAGAAATCTATTGGAGGCTGGCCTTTTATga
- the LOC104703160 gene encoding agamous-like MADS-box protein AGL65, producing the protein MGRKKLELKRIECPKERSSKYSKRKKGILKKAEELALLCNIDIIMILISPTEKPTLFHTPSRFLSQNLKEFLGTSIQEREERRAYTTKMLKKVLVENNDEEVPIVIDYLSPDRGEVIQDDKKVTELRETRRLLDEKTSILEGWKNVAEVNDLGRLNIMENYLASSISHIRNILKVKIQEEQQTMI; encoded by the exons atggggaGGAAGAAATTAGAACTAAAGAGAATAGAGTGCCCAAAAGAGAGAAGCAGCAAATACTCAAAACGTAAAAAAGGAATTCTAAAGAAGGCAGAGGAATTAGCGTTGTTGTGCAATATTGATATTATCATGATTCTCATTTCTCCCACTGAGAAACCTACCCTTTTCCATACTCCTTCTAg ATTTTTGAGTCAAAATTTGAAGGAGTTTCTCGGTACTTCAATACAAGAACGAGAAGAGAG ACGAGCCTACACAACAAAG ATGTTGAAAAAAGTACTGGTGGAAAACAACGATGAAGAAGTTCCCATAGTAATTGATTATCTTTCGCCTGACAG AGGTGAAGTGATCCAG gatGATAAAAAGGTCACTGAACTAAGAGAAACCAGGAGATTGCTTGATGAGAAGACGTCAATTTTAGa GGGCTGGAAGAATGTAGCTGAAGTTAACGATTTAGGTCGACTGAATATCATGGAAAACTATTTAGCTTCTTCTATCAGCCATATCAGAAATATCCTAAAG GTTAAAATCCAAGAAGAGCAGCAAACAATGATATGA